From Bacillota bacterium, the proteins below share one genomic window:
- a CDS encoding baseplate J/gp47 family protein — protein sequence MYEDVTFESILKRMLSNVKEQDSNIDTREGSVIYSALAPAAVELQNMYIELDSIMDETFADTASRDYLIRRCAERGIAPTPATVSIIKAEFKNGNAHMDVPIGSRFSLGMLNFTVSEKVSDGIFYLVCGTAGTAGNDTAGALIPVDYIDGLSTADVLELSIPGEDEEDTEALRKRYLNSIQAAAFGGNISDYKQKTVALDGVGGVKVTPAWNGGGTVKLEIIDSQFKKPSAELISSVQQAIDPQSSGTGAG from the coding sequence ATGTACGAGGATGTTACATTTGAATCTATCCTTAAGCGGATGCTGAGCAATGTCAAAGAACAGGATTCTAACATCGACACCAGAGAAGGCAGCGTTATTTACAGTGCTCTCGCCCCGGCTGCCGTCGAGCTTCAGAATATGTATATCGAGCTCGATTCTATCATGGACGAGACTTTTGCAGACACGGCATCTAGAGATTATCTTATCAGGCGCTGCGCCGAGAGGGGCATTGCACCCACGCCCGCCACAGTTTCGATCATTAAGGCGGAGTTTAAAAACGGCAATGCCCATATGGATGTTCCTATCGGGTCAAGATTCTCACTGGGAATGCTTAATTTCACGGTTTCCGAAAAGGTCTCGGACGGGATATTCTATCTTGTCTGCGGGACTGCGGGAACCGCTGGAAATGATACGGCTGGCGCTTTGATACCCGTCGATTATATCGACGGGCTTTCGACCGCCGACGTTTTGGAATTATCCATCCCAGGCGAGGACGAGGAGGATACCGAGGCTTTACGAAAACGCTATCTGAACAGCATCCAAGCCGCGGCTTTCGGCGGAAATATTTCCGATTACAAACAGAAAACGGTCGCGCTTGACGGCGTTGGCGGCGTTAAGGTCACTCCCGCTTGGAATGGCGGCGGCACTGTTAAGCTTGAAATCATCGATTCTCAGTTTAAAAAGCCGAGTGCAGAGCTTATCAGCTCTGTTCAGCAGGCTATCGACCCGCAAAGCTCAGGCACCGGCGCCGGCAT